A segment of the Deinococcus reticulitermitis genome:
GATTCGTGACCCCAACACGGCGGCGATCCTGACCGAGATCGGCTTCGGCGACAGCGCGAAAGAAGGCCCGCTGCTTGTCAACCGTGCCTACCAGGACCGCGTGGCCTCGGCCATCGCCGGCGCCATCCTCGACTTTCTGCACATGAAAAAGTGACCTGACGAAACCTTAAGACGGTAGGGCGGCTCTCAGATGCCCGGGCAACCGTGGCAAATGCTCGGTTCATGACTGAGCCCACTAAGGAACCCATGACCCGCGAAGAAGCCGTGAAAACGGTGGCGGCCCTCATCAAGGACATCAAGTTCGCCATGCTCACCACCGTGACGGCGGAAGGCCACCTGCACGCGCGTCCCATGACGACGCAGCAGCAGGAATTCGACGGCGACCTGTGGTTCATCGGGTCCAAGGACGCCGAGTACACCGCCGACATCGCCGCGCGTCCGCAGGTCAACGTGAGCTACGCCGATACCGGCGGCAACAACTACGTGAGCGTGACGGGCCGGGGCGAACTTGTCGAGAACCGCGCCAAGCTCGACGAACTCTGGAGCGAGATGTACAACATGTACTTCGAGGGTGGCAAGGACGATCCCAACATCCAGCTCATCAGGATCGAAGCCCAGGGCGCCGAGTTCTGGGAGAGCGGCGGCAAGCTGCGGACCCTCTTCGCCTTCGCCAAGAACTTCCTCCCCGGCCAGCGCGCCGACGCGAGCGAGATGGGCAGCAACGAGACGGTCAAGCTCTGACACAGGCGCGGTAAGAAGACGCGGACGGGAGGTCTTCTCGTCCGCGTCTTCCTGGCTCTGTTCAGTCGTCCGCCGCGAGCATCGGCTCGGGTTGGCGTACCTCGGCGCCGATGCCGCGCAGGCGCTCAGCGAGGCGCTCGTAGCCCCGGTTGAGGTACTGCACGCCGTCGATGATGGTTTCGCCCTCGCAGGTCAGGCCGGCGATAAAGAGGGCTGCGCCCGCACGCAGATCGGCCGCCTTGACCGGAGCGGCGTGCAGCGGGGCGCCCTGGATGACCTGGGTGTAGCCGCTCACGGTGATGTTGGCGCCCATGCGGTGCAGCTCGGCGACGTGGGTCAGGCGGTCGGGGTATACCGGGTCCTGCACCACGCTCGTGCCGGGCAGCGTGGCGAGCAGGGCGCTCATCTGCGGCTGGAGGTCGGTGGGAAACCCGGGGTAGCTCTGAGTGGTCACGTTGACGGCCCTGAGTTCCCGGTCGCGGGCGTCCACGATCATGCGGCTGCCATCTTCGAGGATGCTCACGCCCATCTCGGCCATCTTGGCGATCACGGCGCGCAGGTGATCGGGGCGCACGTTGGTCAGCGTGAGCTTGGAGCGGGTGGCCGCTGCGAGCATCATGAAGGTGCCGGCCTCGATGCGGTCAGGAATCACGGTGTACTCGCCGCCGCGCAGCGCCTCCACTCCGCGGATGGTGAGCGTGTTCGTTCCGGCGCCCTCGATCTGCGCGCCGAGGCTGTTCAGGAACTCGATCAGGTCCACGACGTCGGTGTCGATCGAGGCGTTTTCCAGCGTCACCACGCCGTCTCCGAGCGCGGCGGCGAGCAGGGCATTGTGGGTGCCGCCGACCGTTAGAAGCTCGAACACGAAGGTGCCGGCGAGCGAACCGTGGCGCGCGGCATGGAAGTCGCCGCCCTGCTCGGTCACCTCGGCGCCCAGGGCGCGCAGCGCCTTGACATGCTGATCGACCGGGCGCGGTCCCCAGGCGCAGCCGCCCGGCATGCTGACGCGCGCTTCACCTGCGCGGGCGAGGATGGCGCCGAGCACGATGAAACTCGCGCGCATCTTGCTCACGAGCGCGTAGGGCGCGTGGGTGCTCAGGATCTCGGGCGTGTGCAGCGTAAGGCTGTTCGGCCCGACCCAGGCGTGCCGGGTGCCGAGGTGGTGCATCAGCTCCAGAATCGTATAGACGTCCGAGAGCCGGGGGATGCCGTGCAACGTGATCACTTCACGCGAGAGCAGCGAAGCAACGATGATCGGCAGCGCCGCATTCTTGCTGTGCTGGATGGCGATTTCGCCGCCGAGTGGGCGGCCTCCCTGGACGTGCAGTGGGGTCAGTTGCATGGTGGTGGGGTGTCCTTTCGGGCCAGTACTGGCAAGCGGCCCGCGCCTGATTGGGAACCTTGTGGGATCGTCTCCGCTACACTGCGTCGAAGCACCAAAGGTGAGGAGAAAGAGGATCGGATCGAGCTTGACCGGCCAGAGCCACAGGGCACAGAAGAACCGGCAGGTGCATCTTACACATGATGCTCAAGGTGTGTCTATGGGGTTTCTTGATTCGGTGAGTCGTGCGCTGCCCCTGTTTCCCGTCGGCTGGGGGGCCTCGTTCGGACCGACCGCGAACTCTTCTGCGTCGGGTCGTGCACTGCCCGCGCGGGCGTTAAGACTGGTGTTAAGAGGTGAAACAGCGCCAACGGCAGGTGCCGCCGACCGGTCAACCTCTGGACAGCCTGCCGCAGCCTGAGACGGGGAGTGCTAGCCTCCGCGCCATGACGGACGCGGCGCTTTCTCTTTCTCCCTCCGCAGCGGCGCCGATGTTCGAGCGGGCGGTGGTGGCGGGCGTCGGGCTGATCGGGGGCAGTGTGGCGCTGGGGCTCGCGCAGCGCGGCTTGGCCCGGCGCGTGATCGGCTACGACGCGAGCACCGAAGTGCTGCGCGAGGCCGAGGCACTCGGGGTGGTGGACGAGGTGCGCCCCCACGCCGGGGAGTGGCTGCGCGGCGCGGACCTGGTGGTTCTCGCGGCGCCGATGCGCGCCCTGACGCCGCTCGCCCGTGAACTCGCGCCCTTCTTGTCCCCAGGGACGCTCGTCACCGATGTGGGAAGTGTCAAGGGCGGGATCGCCGCCGAGATGGAGGCGCTCGGGGTGCGGCAGTTCGTCGCCGGGCATCCGATGGCCGGCAGCGAGCGCGGGGGGGTCCGGCACGCCCGCGCCGCGCTGCTGGAAAACGCGGTCTGGGTCCTCACACCGACCGAGCACACCCCGTTGACGGCGCTGAGCCGGGTGCGTGCCCTCGTCGAGGGGCTGGGGGCCGCCCCGGTCGTGATGCCGCCCGACGCCCACGACTCCCTGGTCGCCACGGTCAGTCACCTGCCGTACCTCGCCAGCCTCGCCCTGACCCATATGGTCGCCCGTGACGAGCGGCTGAGCCTGCTCGCTGCCGGGGGCTTCCGTGACCTGACGAGGGTGGCGAGCGGGGACCCGCGGATGAGCCGTGACATGGTGGTCGAGAACCGCGCGGCCCTCCGTGAGGCCCTCGCGCGCTTTCGCCGGCAGCTCGACCGGCTCGAGGCCGATCTCGACGAGCCGGAAGAACTGCTCGCGGCAGCCTGCGAGGGCAAGCGAACCCGCGACAGCCTGCCGGTGGTGCGCCGCAGCCTGCTTCCGCTGCGCCACGATCTCGTCGTCGCGATGCCGGACCGGCCCAACCAGATCGGGGTCGTGACCCAGGCCCTCGGGGCGGCGGGCGTGAACATCAAGGACATCGAGGTGCTCGCCATCCGTGAAGACGGCGGCTCGCTGCGCCTGGGCCTGGAAAGCCCCGAGGATGTGGCGCACGCGGCCAGTATTCTGCGGGCGACCGGCTTCGAGGTGCGGGGCCGGGGTCAGGAGACGGGGCTGGCGGAATCTAAACAGACGGTGACGCCGAGCTGACAGGGGGCGTGCTACCTTCTGCCCAAGTTGAAACGTATGGTCGCTTTCTCGCAAGGTCTTCCTCCCGGTCATCTGGAGCCGGGACAGACGGCGCGTCCGCCGGGTGCGTCGCTGCCCGCAGAAGTGGTGCGGAAGACCGAGTTCGCCCTTGCAGTGGGCCAAAAGAATATGAGCGTGGGGCTGCCGTGGGGTGGCCCCGCGCCTGTTTTGGCGCCTTTTGGAGGTCCGGCATGACCCTGTCCGATCAGTTTCGTAACCTGCCCAAGCTCCTCAAGGTCAGTGAGGTCGCCGACTTCACCGGCACCCACGAGCGCACCGTGCGGCGCTGGATCAGGGATGGCCGCCTCGGTGCCGTCGAGCACCCGAACGGCCTGCGCG
Coding sequences within it:
- a CDS encoding pyridoxamine 5'-phosphate oxidase family protein; translated protein: MTEPTKEPMTREEAVKTVAALIKDIKFAMLTTVTAEGHLHARPMTTQQQEFDGDLWFIGSKDAEYTADIAARPQVNVSYADTGGNNYVSVTGRGELVENRAKLDELWSEMYNMYFEGGKDDPNIQLIRIEAQGAEFWESGGKLRTLFAFAKNFLPGQRADASEMGSNETVKL
- the murA gene encoding UDP-N-acetylglucosamine 1-carboxyvinyltransferase, giving the protein MQLTPLHVQGGRPLGGEIAIQHSKNAALPIIVASLLSREVITLHGIPRLSDVYTILELMHHLGTRHAWVGPNSLTLHTPEILSTHAPYALVSKMRASFIVLGAILARAGEARVSMPGGCAWGPRPVDQHVKALRALGAEVTEQGGDFHAARHGSLAGTFVFELLTVGGTHNALLAAALGDGVVTLENASIDTDVVDLIEFLNSLGAQIEGAGTNTLTIRGVEALRGGEYTVIPDRIEAGTFMMLAAATRSKLTLTNVRPDHLRAVIAKMAEMGVSILEDGSRMIVDARDRELRAVNVTTQSYPGFPTDLQPQMSALLATLPGTSVVQDPVYPDRLTHVAELHRMGANITVSGYTQVIQGAPLHAAPVKAADLRAGAALFIAGLTCEGETIIDGVQYLNRGYERLAERLRGIGAEVRQPEPMLAADD
- a CDS encoding prephenate dehydrogenase → MTDAALSLSPSAAAPMFERAVVAGVGLIGGSVALGLAQRGLARRVIGYDASTEVLREAEALGVVDEVRPHAGEWLRGADLVVLAAPMRALTPLARELAPFLSPGTLVTDVGSVKGGIAAEMEALGVRQFVAGHPMAGSERGGVRHARAALLENAVWVLTPTEHTPLTALSRVRALVEGLGAAPVVMPPDAHDSLVATVSHLPYLASLALTHMVARDERLSLLAAGGFRDLTRVASGDPRMSRDMVVENRAALREALARFRRQLDRLEADLDEPEELLAAACEGKRTRDSLPVVRRSLLPLRHDLVVAMPDRPNQIGVVTQALGAAGVNIKDIEVLAIREDGGSLRLGLESPEDVAHAASILRATGFEVRGRGQETGLAESKQTVTPS
- a CDS encoding helix-turn-helix domain-containing protein, which encodes MTLSDQFRNLPKLLKVSEVADFTGTHERTVRRWIRDGRLGAVEHPNGLRVPRRSLWRFLGLDLALSA